One segment of Acropora muricata isolate sample 2 chromosome 8, ASM3666990v1, whole genome shotgun sequence DNA contains the following:
- the LOC136926340 gene encoding uncharacterized protein gives MPRRNRIPLKHRERIVRAFDDEEEDYLLVADTLGVNRSTARGIVARYIREGRIRERARGGRNNVRVEDEMRDCLEEIINENCLLTLTQINHELRRRLPVKPEIHDRTVSRTLDGMLFRVKLARPLPADRNRPDVLNKRVDYATWFMNSAVVRHCVFVDECGYNIWTARSHGRARQGERAYRQVCGQRGRNLTVTMAISPINGLVFSSAFVGGMNAARFDNFLTQAGTNLDPEESVIFVYDGAPAHRNPTVPAPNTELKMLPPYSPFLNIVEQASSCRKAAIKADISRPEIQRRMDDRDEARVRGIPLGEFRTQQLHEALHRNIDTITAAKSAQWYRLMQTYLPKCLNREVIEG, from the coding sequence ATGCCACGGAGAAACCGAATACCACTCAAACACAGAGAGAGAATCGTTAGAGCATTCGATGACGAGGAGGAAGACTATCTTTTAGTCGCAGATACGCTTGGAGTGAATCGATCAACGGCAAGAGGCATCGTGGCGCGCTACATCAGAGAAGGCAGGATCCGGGAGAGAGCAAGAGGTGGTAGAAACAACGTGCGCGTGGAAGATGAGATGAGAGATTGTCTCGAGGAGATCATCAACGAAAACTGTTTACTCACACTTACTCAGATAAACCACGAACTGAGGAGAAGACTACCAGTCAAACCCGAGATCCATGACCGCACCGTATCAAGGACATTAGACGGGATGCTGTTTCGAGTAAAACTGGCAAGGCCCCTCCCTGCTGACAGAAACAGACCTGATGTGCTGAACAAGAGAGTCGATTACGCGACATGGTTTATGAACTCTGCCGTAGTGCGACACTGTGTGTTTGTAGACGAATGCGGCTACAACATCTGGACGGCCAGAAGTCACGGTAGAGCGCGGCAAGGAGAGAGAGCCTATCGCCAAGTTTGCGGCCAGCGAGGAAGAAACTTGACTGTGACAATGGCAATATCGCCTATTAATGGACTTGTGTTTTCCTCCGCTTTTGTTGGCGGAATGAATGCAGCGCGTTTCGATAATTTCCTGACACAGGCAGGGACAAATCTGGATCCAGAAGAGTCCGTTATCTTTGTATATGACGGAGCACCGGCCCACCGAAACCCTACCGTTCCCGCCCCAAACACGGAGTTGAAAATGCTTCCTCCCTATAGTCCTTTTTTAAACATCGTGGAGCAGGCAAGTAGTTGTCGGAAAGCAGCAATTAAGGCCGACATCTCTCGTCCGGAAATCCAAAGACGTATGGATGACAGAGATGAAGCCAGAGTCCGAGGAATTCCACTAGGGGAGTTTCGAACACAGCAACTACATGAGGCTCTGCACCGAAATATTGACACAATTACAGCAGCTAAAAGTGCGCAATGGTACCGCCTCATGCAGACCTATCtgccaaaatgtttaaatagagAGGTTATTGAAGGGTAA